The Cinclus cinclus chromosome 28, bCinCin1.1, whole genome shotgun sequence genome window below encodes:
- the GNA11 gene encoding guanine nucleotide-binding protein subunit alpha-11 isoform X2, with protein MTLESMMACCLSDEVKESKRINAEIEKQLRRDKRDARRELKLLLLGTGESGKSTFIKQMRIIHGSGYSEEDKKGFTKLVYQNIFTAMQSMIRAMETLKILYKYEQNKANAVLIREVDVEKVMTFEQPYVSAIKTLWNDPGIQECYDRRREYQLSDSAKYYLSDVDRIATPGYLPTQQDVLRVRVPTTGIIEYPFDLENIIFRMVDVGGQRSERRKWIHCFENVTSIMFLVALSEYDQVLVESDNENRMEESKALFRTIITYPWFQNSSVILFLNKKDLLEDKILYSHLVDYFPEFDETNIL; from the exons ATGACTCTGGAGTCCATGATGGCCTGTTGCCTGAGCGACGAGGTGAAGGAGTCGAAGCGCATCAACGCCGAGATCGAGAAGCAGCTGCGGAGGGACAAGCGCGACGCTCGCCGcgagctgaagctgctgctgctgg GCACTGGGGAGAGTGGGAAAAGCACGTTCATTAAGCAAATGCGTATAATTCATGGCTCAGGCTACTCTGAAGAGGACAAAAAAGGCTTCACCAAGCTGGTGTACCAAAACATCTTCACTGCCATGCAGTCTATGATAAGAGCCATGGAGACGCTGAAGATTCTGTACAAATATGAACAGAACAAG GCCAATGCAGTGCTGATCCGAGAAGTGGATGTAGAAAAGGTCATGACATTTGAGCAGCCATATGTAAGTGCAATTAAAACATTGTGGAACGACCCTGGAATACAAGAGTGTTATGACAGGAGAAGAGAATATCAACTTTCTGACTCAGCTAAATA CTATCTCAGCGATGTGGATCGTATCGCTACCCCAGGATATCTACCAACTCAGCAAGATGTGCTACGGGTTAGAGTCCCTACAACCGGGATCATAGAGTACCCCTTTGACCTAGAGAATATTATCTTCAG AATGGTGGATGTTGGAGGTCAAAGATCAGAACGAAGGAAGTGGATCCATTGCTTTGAAAATGTGACTTCCATCATGTTTTTAGTAGCACTTAGTGAATATGACCAAGTTCTGGTGGAATCAGATAATGAG AACCGGATGGAAGAGAGTAAAGCTCTCTTTCGAACCATTATAACTTATCCATGGTTCCAAAACTCTTCTGTTATCCTCTTTCTCAACAAGAAAGATTTGTTGGAAGACAAGATCCTGTATTCCCACCTTGTTGACTATTTCCCTGAGTTTGATG
- the GNA11 gene encoding guanine nucleotide-binding protein subunit alpha-11 isoform X1, with protein sequence MTLESMMACCLSDEVKESKRINAEIEKQLRRDKRDARRELKLLLLGTGESGKSTFIKQMRIIHGSGYSEEDKKGFTKLVYQNIFTAMQSMIRAMETLKILYKYEQNKANAVLIREVDVEKVMTFEQPYVSAIKTLWNDPGIQECYDRRREYQLSDSAKYYLSDVDRIATPGYLPTQQDVLRVRVPTTGIIEYPFDLENIIFRMVDVGGQRSERRKWIHCFENVTSIMFLVALSEYDQVLVESDNENRMEESKALFRTIITYPWFQNSSVILFLNKKDLLEDKILYSHLVDYFPEFDGPQRDAQAAREFILKMFVDLNPDSDKIIYSHFTCATDTENIRFVFAAVKDTILQLNLKEYNLV encoded by the exons ATGACTCTGGAGTCCATGATGGCCTGTTGCCTGAGCGACGAGGTGAAGGAGTCGAAGCGCATCAACGCCGAGATCGAGAAGCAGCTGCGGAGGGACAAGCGCGACGCTCGCCGcgagctgaagctgctgctgctgg GCACTGGGGAGAGTGGGAAAAGCACGTTCATTAAGCAAATGCGTATAATTCATGGCTCAGGCTACTCTGAAGAGGACAAAAAAGGCTTCACCAAGCTGGTGTACCAAAACATCTTCACTGCCATGCAGTCTATGATAAGAGCCATGGAGACGCTGAAGATTCTGTACAAATATGAACAGAACAAG GCCAATGCAGTGCTGATCCGAGAAGTGGATGTAGAAAAGGTCATGACATTTGAGCAGCCATATGTAAGTGCAATTAAAACATTGTGGAACGACCCTGGAATACAAGAGTGTTATGACAGGAGAAGAGAATATCAACTTTCTGACTCAGCTAAATA CTATCTCAGCGATGTGGATCGTATCGCTACCCCAGGATATCTACCAACTCAGCAAGATGTGCTACGGGTTAGAGTCCCTACAACCGGGATCATAGAGTACCCCTTTGACCTAGAGAATATTATCTTCAG AATGGTGGATGTTGGAGGTCAAAGATCAGAACGAAGGAAGTGGATCCATTGCTTTGAAAATGTGACTTCCATCATGTTTTTAGTAGCACTTAGTGAATATGACCAAGTTCTGGTGGAATCAGATAATGAG AACCGGATGGAAGAGAGTAAAGCTCTCTTTCGAACCATTATAACTTATCCATGGTTCCAAAACTCTTCTGTTATCCTCTTTCTCAACAAGAAAGATTTGTTGGAAGACAAGATCCTGTATTCCCACCTTGTTGACTATTTCCCTGAGTTTGATG GCCCACAGAGGGATGCACAGGCAGCCCGTGAGTTCATCCTCAAGATGTTTGTGGATTTAAATCCCGACAGTGATAAAATCATCTATTCCCATTTCACATGTGccacagacacagaaaacatCCGTTTCGTCTTTGCAGCTGTCAAGGACACCATCCTACAGCTCAACCTGAAGGAGTACAATCTGGTttga